A region of the Acetonema longum DSM 6540 genome:
ATTTGAATATGTTTGCGGCTGAATTGTATCTTCGACTGAAGCCAATCAATAAAACCGTCATTTTTTCGGTCTTTCCCCAGATTGATGTAACGGAAGACGTATCAGGGGCCTATGATTATGTCGAACTGGCCAAGAATGCTGATTTTCTCCAGATCATGACCTATGACAAGCATTGGCCGGGATCTGATCCCGGTCCGATAGCGCCTATTGACTGGTATGAAGAAAACATTCAGTATGCCATTGAACGCGCCGGCGGACCCCATAAAATCATTGTCGGTGTTGGCGCATATGGCTATGACTGGCCGCGAGAAGGGGAGGCTGATTATATTACCTATGTGGAAGCCACTCTGCGAGCCGAGAGAAACGCCGCTAACATCCAGTTTGACGCTGTAGCCAAAGCGCCTCACTTTTCTTATGGCGGGCGGAATGTCTGGTTTGAGGATGTACAAAGCACCGGAGCTAAGCTCGATGTCATAGCCAAACATAATCCGGCGGGAATCGCCATTTGGCGGATTGGCCAGGAGCAGCCGGAGATGTGGCGGGAAATCGAGAAAAAATTCCCGCGGAACCGTTGAAAAAGGCCCGTTTGCATTAACAGAAAAAAGTTACCTGCCAGGGAATGCTAGGAAGGTTTTTTTTACCACTGTGCGAATATTAAATTTAAGAAATATTTTTAAGTATCAATAGAGTTTGAGGTGAGAGCATGGCAGTCGTGGAGGTTACTATTGCGCCGTTGGGAACGGCTACTCCCAGTATCAGCAAGTATGTGGCATCTTGCCATAAAGTTTTGGCAGAAGCAAGGGATCTTAAATATCAACTGACCCCGATGGCGACTGTTATCGAAGGGGATTTGAACCGGATTCTGGAAGTCATCAGCAAAATGCACGAAGTTCCTTTTGCTGATGGGGCGCAGCGGGTTTCTACCCTGATCCGGATAGATGACAGACGGGACAAGGAGCTGACCATGGCTGGAAAGGTACAGGCAGTCGTCAGCAAACTATAACAGAAAGGCAGGAGGAACGATTAATGAAACAAACTCTGATCGTAGATGGAATGAGCTGCATGCACTGCAAAAACGCGGTGGAAAAGGCGGTGCGCAGTTTGCCGGGAGTTGCAGCGGCTGAAGTGGATTTGGCCCAAAAATCTCTGACGGTAGAATATGATGCCGGCAAGTCAAGTCTGGAGGCCATCAAAGCCGCCGTGGAAGAGGCTGGCTACGAGGTCGCTTAACTTGACTATCTTGCTGGGCTTACTGTATACTTATACTGTTAAGAAGCTCCCTTGCTTTGGGAGCTTCTTTTGTAAAGACCACTTAAAATAAGATGCGCAGCATGCTTTTTTGTTACAGGGGTAGAAAGGGTGATTTGTATATGGGGCCGCGCATGGAACGACATACCCAGGAGCAGGGTGAGAAACAGCGCCCGGTCTGGCTATATGCCGTATTGATATTGCTATTGCTGACAGTAACCGCTGCCGTTACTTTTTATTGGTTTGCCGGCAGTGAGCCCTGGACGCCTAAACGGACCAAAAACACTCAAACCAGTGGCCAGACAAGATCAGACCTTCAGGAAGGCAAGGTGAACATCCTGTTATTGGGGGTTGACAAGCGTGTGAATGATGCCAGCCGTTCCGATACCATTATGGTGGCCACCGTGGACATTAAGACAAAAGAAACCTCACTATTATCCGTTCCCCGGGATACCTGGGTAAAAATCCCCGGCCGCAGATGGGATAAAATTAACCATGCCCACATGTACGGAGGGCGAGAACTGGTCCAACGGACAGTGGAAGAATTGTTGGGAATTCCTATTGATTACTATGTATCTGTTGATTTCTCCGGATTCACTCGCTTGGTGGACGCCATTGGCGGCGTTGACCTGGAGGTGGAAGACCGGATGTATTATACAGATCCCTATGATAATCTGGTGATTGACCTGCAGCCAGGCATGCAGCATCTGGACGGGGGGGCTGCGATTCAGTATGTTCGCTACCGCAATGAAGACGGCGATATCGGCCGGATCGCCCGACAGCAGAGATTTTTGAAAGCCATGCTGGATGAGGTGACAAGCCCGGCCATCCTGATTAATTTGCCGGGAATCGTCAAAGAAGCGAACAATATGGTTGAGACCGACCTGTCTTTGAGTGATATGTTAGGTTTGACCAAACTGCTGAAAGAAACGAAAGATAAAGGGGTCAAAACCGACATTTTGCCTGGCATACCGATGGATCTTCACGAAATCAGTTACTGGATACCGGACATTATGGCCATGCGGGATTACATAGCTCAGAGTCAGGGCTTCACGCAGGATGTGGCGTATCGGGCGGCATCCAGACGATTAGCGGCTGAATCCGACCAAGCAGTTCAATATGAAATTGAGTCTATGAGGTTGGAAGCCCTGAAAGCGGCAGCGGAGCAAGAGCCCGAGCCGGAAGAGAAGGAAGACAAGGCTGTTTCCTCTAAATCCAAATCCAAATCCAAAAATAAATCCTCTAAGGCAAGAATTGAACGGGATCCTCGCACAGGATTGCCTGTTAAGCAGTCCGGCGGAAAAAGATCTTCGGCCGCGTCGCAAGCATCGGCGACGCAAAATCTGCCGCCGGCGCCAAAGCCGACTCAACCGAAACCTGTCGACAGCCGGGTAAAAGTGGAAATCCTCAACGGCAGCGATGATGCGGCCGCCGGCGGCAGAATGGCCGATCTTCTTCGCCGGCAGGGCTTTGAGATTATCGGGGTGAATAATACAGCGGAAAACCGCTATACAGCGGTTATATCCCATACCACCAGCAGTGTGGTTGTGAATAAATTGACTAATTTGCCGTTTAATTATGTTCTGCAGGTTAGCCGGGACGAGAAAAAAGCCGGGCAGGTGACGGTGATCGTCGGCCAGGACTATGCAGGGGGCCGTTGAAAAAGGCCCATCTGCGTCGTTACTCCTGCGGGCGTTCGACGTACCCTGCGAACGTACAGTCTCACGCCCGTCCTCGTCGCGCTGTATCAGAATTCGTGACTATTCGGGACAGTAGCGATAGAGGATGATCCCTCATAAGCCGAAAAGTCACCCGAATTCCTCACGAGTACGGAAACGCAAGCGTTTCTCTGACCTGGCATCTGGGCCTTATTGAACGGATCCAGGGTTTAAGGCCATAGGTAATTTCTCAATAGCCCCTGCCCTGCAGGGGCTATTTTTTCGGATGGGCGAGAATATCTGCAAAAAAGGATATTACTGCGAAGGAACGAATATAAGTTAGGATGACGAGCTGGAGATGACGGAAAGAATGGGCTATTATCCGATTAATTTACAGATTGCCGGGCGGCAGTGCGCCGTAATCGGCGGCGGAACAGTGGCGGCCCGTAAAGTGAAGTCGCTTTTGGCGGCCGATGCCATCGTTACAGTGGTCAGCCCGGAACTGACCGCCACTCTTGACAGAATGGCTCAGCAAGGACGGATCCGCTGGGCGAGACGGGAGTTTCAGGCCGGGGATACGCAAGACTATTTTCTTGTCATCTGCGCTACCGATAATTCCGATGCGAATCAGGCTGTTTATCGGGAAGCCAGGCAAAACGGAGTATTGGTCAATGTGGTCGATGTGCCGGAACTATGTGATTTTACGATTCCGGCCCAGGTGACACGGGGGGATCTGCTTCTGACTGTGTCCACCGGCGGTAAAAGCCCAATGCTGGCCAGACGGCTGCGGGAAGAATTAGAGAGCCTCTATGGACCGGAATATGGGCAATATCTTGAATTGGTTGCTGAAATACGGCGAGACATCCGACAGAGAATGGGCGCCGGCAGGGACCGGGAAGTTTTTTGGCGGGAGTCTTTAAATAGCGAGATTCTGTTGCTGCTGCGGCAAGGTAGGCTGGAGGACGCAAAGGAGAAGATTATACATGCAGCTGGTAGTATTGGGACTGAATCATAAGACCGCTCCGGTAGAGATACGGGAGTGCCTTTCCATTTCCGAAGAACAGATCAAAAAGATCCTGGGCCGCATCCGGGAAAGCGGTGAGCGTGGAGAGCTTGAGGAGTGTGTTATTCTTTCCACCTGCAACCGGACTGAGCTGTATGCGGTTGTCGAGAATAGCGAGAAAGCGCTGCCGGCGGTTCGCAGAATGCTGACCGGCATGGCCGGCAGTCAGGTGGATGCGGAGAACTACTTATTTTATCATACCGGTGAGGACTGTATTCGGCATTTATTCCGGGTGGCGTCCAGTTTGGAGTCATTGATCGTCGGCGAAGGGCAGATTCTCAGTCAGGTGAAAAAGGCCTACCGCATTGCCCGGGATGCAGGCACAACCGCTACTATGCTCAATACCCTGTTTCACCGGGCTATCACCGTGGGCAAGAAGGTCCGCACCCAGACCCGCATCGCCTACAGTACCCTATCAGTCAGCTACGCGGCGGTGGAACTGGCGAAAAAGAAAATTGGCAATCTGGCCGCTTCCAAGGTATTGATTCTTGGCGCCGGGGAAATGAGTGAATTAACCGCCAGGCATCTGGTGGAAAACGGCGTGCAGACGGTGTTTGTCTCCAACCGCCATTATGACCGGGCGGTTCAGTTAGCCGGCCGGTTTAACGGTATTGCCGTACCCTTTGAAAACTTTTTAACCAGCGCCCGGGAGGCGGATATCATTATCACCTCCACCGGCGCCCCTCACTATATTATCACTGCCTGGGATGTGGCCCATCTTATGCCGAAACGGCAGGGCGCTCCGCTGATTCTTATTGACATCGCCGTGCCCCGGGATGTGGAACCGGAGGCGGGTGCCATTGCCGGCGTCAATCTGTATAATATCGACGATCTGGAGGCGGTGGTGGAGTCCAATTTACGGGGTCGGGCTCAGGAAGCGGAACAAGCCGGTGAACTGATTGAAATCGAGATTAAAGAATTGCTCGAGAAATTCCGTTATTTGCCGTTTCGTCCCACTCTGGCTCAACTGGCCGACAAAGCCGAACGCATCCGGCAGCGGGAACTGAAACGGGCCTTAACGAAATTGCCGGAGATTACGGCAGTCGAGAGAAAAGTGCTGGAGCACATGTCCCGGATGCTGGTTCGCAAGCTGCTGCGGGACCCGATCCTCGGAATGCACGAGGCGGCTGCCAAAGGCCGGGAAACCTATTATCTGAACGCGGTGCACGCGTTGTTTAATCTTGAAGAGATTAGAGAGGAAGCACACTGTGGAAAAACAACGACTGATCATCGGTACGCGCGCCAGTAAGCTAGCTCTCTGGCAGGCGCACT
Encoded here:
- a CDS encoding copper ion binding protein: MKQTLIVDGMSCMHCKNAVEKAVRSLPGVAAAEVDLAQKSLTVEYDAGKSSLEAIKAAVEEAGYEVA
- a CDS encoding glycosyl hydrolase family 18 protein; the encoded protein is MERKYWWGLAAAVVILTGAGIWGSGHLGGGSGALPAPAPKVLPQPLATPEQQTVQPRLIIGYYENPWPGTGDSSGSLPSMKAFGKAMTAVAPFWYKIRPDGTLESKYSQVVYDTAKQMGLAVYPLMINQGKAIDTILADSRGRTKVIDNIVKEITARNYDGVNIDFEQLAPKHRLNLNMFAAELYLRLKPINKTVIFSVFPQIDVTEDVSGAYDYVELAKNADFLQIMTYDKHWPGSDPGPIAPIDWYEENIQYAIERAGGPHKIIVGVGAYGYDWPREGEADYITYVEATLRAERNAANIQFDAVAKAPHFSYGGRNVWFEDVQSTGAKLDVIAKHNPAGIAIWRIGQEQPEMWREIEKKFPRNR
- a CDS encoding bifunctional precorrin-2 dehydrogenase/sirohydrochlorin ferrochelatase — protein: MTERMGYYPINLQIAGRQCAVIGGGTVAARKVKSLLAADAIVTVVSPELTATLDRMAQQGRIRWARREFQAGDTQDYFLVICATDNSDANQAVYREARQNGVLVNVVDVPELCDFTIPAQVTRGDLLLTVSTGGKSPMLARRLREELESLYGPEYGQYLELVAEIRRDIRQRMGAGRDREVFWRESLNSEILLLLRQGRLEDAKEKIIHAAGSIGTES
- a CDS encoding LCP family protein; protein product: MERHTQEQGEKQRPVWLYAVLILLLLTVTAAVTFYWFAGSEPWTPKRTKNTQTSGQTRSDLQEGKVNILLLGVDKRVNDASRSDTIMVATVDIKTKETSLLSVPRDTWVKIPGRRWDKINHAHMYGGRELVQRTVEELLGIPIDYYVSVDFSGFTRLVDAIGGVDLEVEDRMYYTDPYDNLVIDLQPGMQHLDGGAAIQYVRYRNEDGDIGRIARQQRFLKAMLDEVTSPAILINLPGIVKEANNMVETDLSLSDMLGLTKLLKETKDKGVKTDILPGIPMDLHEISYWIPDIMAMRDYIAQSQGFTQDVAYRAASRRLAAESDQAVQYEIESMRLEALKAAAEQEPEPEEKEDKAVSSKSKSKSKNKSSKARIERDPRTGLPVKQSGGKRSSAASQASATQNLPPAPKPTQPKPVDSRVKVEILNGSDDAAAGGRMADLLRRQGFEIIGVNNTAENRYTAVISHTTSSVVVNKLTNLPFNYVLQVSRDEKKAGQVTVIVGQDYAGGR
- a CDS encoding MTH1187 family thiamine-binding protein: MAVVEVTIAPLGTATPSISKYVASCHKVLAEARDLKYQLTPMATVIEGDLNRILEVISKMHEVPFADGAQRVSTLIRIDDRRDKELTMAGKVQAVVSKL
- the hemA gene encoding glutamyl-tRNA reductase; its protein translation is MQLVVLGLNHKTAPVEIRECLSISEEQIKKILGRIRESGERGELEECVILSTCNRTELYAVVENSEKALPAVRRMLTGMAGSQVDAENYLFYHTGEDCIRHLFRVASSLESLIVGEGQILSQVKKAYRIARDAGTTATMLNTLFHRAITVGKKVRTQTRIAYSTLSVSYAAVELAKKKIGNLAASKVLILGAGEMSELTARHLVENGVQTVFVSNRHYDRAVQLAGRFNGIAVPFENFLTSAREADIIITSTGAPHYIITAWDVAHLMPKRQGAPLILIDIAVPRDVEPEAGAIAGVNLYNIDDLEAVVESNLRGRAQEAEQAGELIEIEIKELLEKFRYLPFRPTLAQLADKAERIRQRELKRALTKLPEITAVERKVLEHMSRMLVRKLLRDPILGMHEAAAKGRETYYLNAVHALFNLEEIREEAHCGKTTTDHRYARQ